Proteins encoded in a region of the Athene noctua chromosome 4, bAthNoc1.hap1.1, whole genome shotgun sequence genome:
- the FGF5 gene encoding fibroblast growth factor 5, which yields MSPSFLFLLLLLLALPARQEQVPGGAQPGPAGRNAPAPFSSSSSSFSSSFSSSWAAGPSRFPRSRPGRRRGRLYCRVGIGFHLQLHPDGRVDGAHDASPLSILEIFAVSQGIVGIRGVFSNKFLAMSKKGKLHASARFTADCQFRERFQENSYNTYASAVHRSPRSGRQWYVALNKRGKAKRGCSPRARPQHVSTHFLPRFWQPQPPELAFTVTLPEKKPPPPPKLKVAPSLPRKNPGPVKYRLKFRFG from the exons ATGAGCccgtccttcctcttcctcctcctcctcctcctcgccctgcCCGCCCGGCAGGAGCAGGTGCCCGGCGGGGCGCAGCCGGGGCCGGCGGGCCGCAACGCCCCCGcgcctttctcctcctcctcctcctccttctcttcctccttctcctcctcttgggcggcggggccgagccgctTCCCGCGGAgccgcccggggcggcggcggggccggctgtACTGCCGGGTGGGCATCGGCTTCCATCTCCAGCTGCACCCCGACGGCCGGGTGGACGGCGCCCACGACGCGAGCCCGCTCA gtattttggaaatatttgctGTGTCTCAGGGGATTGTAGGAATACGAGGAGTTTTCAGCAACAAATTTTTAGCGAtgtcaaaaaaaggaaaactccaTGCAAGT GCCCGGTTCACAGCAGACTGCCAGTTTCGGGAGCGCTTCCAGGAGAACAGCTACAACACCTATGCCTCAGCCGTCCACCGCAGCCCGCGCTCGGGCCGCCAGTGGTATGTGGCACTCAACAAGAGGGGCAAAGCCAAgcggggctgcagcccccgtGCCCGGCCCCAGCACGTCTCCACGCACTTCCTCCCACGCTtttggcagccccagcccccagagCTCGCCTTCACTGTCACCCTCCCTGAAAAGAAGCCCCCGCCACCACCGAAACTGAAGGTCGCCCCATCCCTGCCTCGGAAAAACCCCGGCCCTGTCAAGTACCGGCTGAAGTTTCGCTTCGGGTAG